A part of Rhopalosiphum maidis isolate BTI-1 chromosome 3, ASM367621v3, whole genome shotgun sequence genomic DNA contains:
- the LOC113556302 gene encoding origin recognition complex subunit 3-like codes for MAFNDSAPVFVEGNPIGVSNRHTCKMRNKRMWKSLRAHILSRREKDKQAETDAELLRKKKYAEDLKIQENRLSLAQINGRLSELRDKRDELEEEKRELLNQKQTIINTVLTVPEPKCANYDRKLVTKIKFKSSIVPSIDFLDDQQQQQQQLQQQQQQQQHQQPQQQQHLLDLLETKPCMESPPPLFEKEFSSISQSVVMPTNVKESNKSNFWMHQPN; via the exons ATGGCGTTCAACGACTCCGCACCAGTGTTCGTCGAAGGAAACCCGATCGGCGTCTCGAACAGACACACCTGCAAGATGCGAAATAAAAGAATGTGGAAATCGTTACGCGCGCACATCCTGTCACGCCGAGAGAAGGACAAACAAG CTGAAACCGATGCTGAACTTTTgagaaaaaagaaatatgCAGAAGATCtaaaaatacaagaaaataGATTATCTTTAGCACAAATTAATGGTCGTTTATCGGAACTACGAGACAAGCGTGATGAGCTTGAAGAAGAAAAACGTGAACTCCTGAACCAGaaacaaactattataaatactgtttTAACAGTACCTGAGCCTAAgtg tgCAAACTATGATCGTAAATTAGTTacgaaaatcaaatttaaaagtagtATAGTTCCAAGTATTGATTTTCTCGATgatcaacaacaacaacaacaacaactacaacaacaacaacaacaacaacaacatcaACAACCACAGCAGCAACAGCATTTATTAGACTTATTGGAAACAAAACCTTGTATGGAATCTCCACCTCCTCTATTTGAAAAAGAATTCAGTTCAATCTCTCAATCTGTGGTAATGCCTACAAATGTCAAAGAAAGtaacaaatcaaatttttggATGCACCAaccaaattaa
- the LOC113558407 gene encoding probable serine/threonine-protein kinase DDB_G0282963, with the protein MESAAVTTKGEDTAPVVADATDNTTTTIATDALNPIAVTNEIDPSIKSDKEMIMTTNDVEHVAVVSDLAVVSNESTITTVKATSENSKVEEDQLNTAMASTTISTDKVDEIKQNQDETALDEQQKPVTATVEKEIVINENSDANLDISIKSKSEYDEIINSTIGSGFEDAVEYMNNDEEDSVVKEQPRDVIQQENVPDNETSSQQEVEGGDGEENSSEENKDPSAPAEPVVPVPVDDDTNDPQYIPRRGRFYEHDDRMAYSTTSSEGSESDNGYEEDSGDDDGVVSDRRRIRRRHTGIKKPKSVIPVDTAENTALAAGDGTSSTKKVLAISKVAATAKDSETSVTAGGSAKKPSVGSRKSRDLDALDKWTHDLYDENEQTRKSRDELLASYGYDIREESEAPRARRHHKYGRAATTKYTRNWQDTKAYIGTAGGQQSMKVKRGGMARRSVGGPNKNIKKSTADDYTSEFPALDNSKKSEPNSSTVSSTDVEVSVQNHEQQPKTPVQNEEKKTNVGAVETGQARHHTSSRAISKSNTTSPANRNNRQDQLNGGPSSSSSTNNKNYFNRSSTESPISKEKGAQVNRDSPTAPNSNFFNRRPQQSSSSHNQHQNFKQQHFNNSQGHNQQHQHSSSPRGRNFHQHHTSHQYNRDRYFSKGSIPSSSSSTNQHNYDQQHNSVAPTTAGTGRTQHSGGHYQHYNNRQYENENQQIEPPAPPTPVVRSSKRYSVQSRRELPDPVLNFGGLSKTPQPQPPASQQQNGLVMQDQQIQPASQQLQQQQPIQIHQQPPPPLQIQQYHQPLQPIHHGMVLDHNTGMMVMAAADPSMYHHQMYATPQYATGVAPGPATGSADDPNAAAAAAAAAALQMLAAQAAVYQPVPTGATGVTSPPPGTQSLQQPETFMTTYYQPQQQPQQQPPPRRVNLAIPIVAPPPEPNQQQGNSKTNVSTTPPPTAASTN; encoded by the exons atggAGAGTGCTGCCGTAACCACAAAAGGAGAAGACACTGCCCCCGTCGTTGCTGACGCTACCGACAATACCACTACCACAATCGCTACCGATGCGTTAAATCCGATAGCAGTGACTAATGAAATTGATCCATCTATTAAGTCAGACAAGGAAATGATTATGACAACTAACGATGTTGAACATGTGGCGGTGGTCAGTGATCTAGCTGTTGTGTCAAATGAATCTACAATTACTACTGTTAAAGCCACTAGTGAAAATTCCAAAGTTGAAGAAGATCAATTAAATACAGCTATGGCATCTACAACAATATCAACTGATAAGGTAGATGAGATTAAACAGAATCAAGATGAAACAGCTTTGGACGAGCAACAGAAACCCGTGACAGCTACGGTTGAAAAAGAAATTGTAATCAATGAAAACTCGGATGCAAATCTAGATATctcaataaaatcaaaatcagagtatgatgaaataattaacTCAACAATTGGTAGTGGATTTGAAGATGCTGTTGAGTATATGAATAATGATGAAGAAGATAGTGTTGTAAAAGAACAGCCTCGAGATGTAATTCAACAAGAAAATGTTCCCGATAATGAGACCAGTTCACAACAAGAAGTAGAGGGAGGTGACGGTGAAGAAAACTCTAGTGAAGAAAACAAAGAT cctTCAGCACCTGCAGAACCTGTAGTACCTGTGCCTGTGGATGATGATACTAATGATCCACAATACATACCCAGACGTGGAAGATTCTATGAACATGATGACCGTATGGCTTATAGTACAACAAGCTCTGAAGGATCAGAATCAGATAATGGATATGAAGAAGATTCAGGAGACGATGATGGAGTTGTTTCTGA tcGTCGCCGTATTAGAAGACGACATACCGGcattaaaaaaccaaaatcagTGATCCCAGTAGATACAGCTGAAAATACTGCTTTAGCTGCTGGAGATGGAACATCGTCTACTAAAAAAGTCTTGGCTATATCTAAGGTTGCTGCTACAGCAAAAGACTCTGAAACTTCTGTAACTGCTGGTGGATCGGCAAAAAAACCTAGTGTAGGTTCTAGAAAATCCCGTGATTTAGATGCTTTGGATAAATGGACACACGATTTGTATGATGAAAACGAACAGACACGTAAAAGCCGTGATGAATTACTGGCCTCATATGGATATGACATAAGGGAAGAATCAGAGGCACCTCGAGCTCGACGTCACCATAAATATGG gcGAGCTGCCACTACCAAATATACTCGTAATTGGCAAGATACAAAAGCTTACATTGGTACTGCTGGTGGGCAGCAGTCTATGAAAGTAAAGCGTGGGGGTATGGCTCGACGCAGTGTTGGCGGTccaaataagaatataaagaaATCTACAGCTGATGATTATACCTCTGAATTCCCTGCTTTGGATAATTCAAAGAAATCTGAGCCTAATTCTTCAACTGTGTCTTCCACAGATGTAGAAGTTTCAGTCCAGAATCACGAACAACAACCAAAAACTCCTGTTCagaatgaagaaaaaaagacAAATGTTGGAGCTGTGGAAACTGGCCAAGCTCGACATCACACTTCATCCCGAGCAATCTCAAAATCTAATACAACTTCTCCTGCAAATCGAAACAATCGTCAAGATCAGCTAAATGGTGGGCCTTCTTCATCTTCatcaactaataataaaaactatttcaatCGGTCTTCAACTGAGTCTCCAATTAGTAAAGAAAAAGGTGCTCAAGTAAATCGAGACTCTCCTACAGCACCtaattcaaacttttttaatcGAAGACCACAACAAAGTAGTAGTAGCCATAATCAACATCAAAATTTTAAGCAACAACACTTTAATAACAGTCAAGGACATAACCAGCAACACCAACATTCTTCGTCACCTAGAGGCCGTAATTTCCATCAACATCATACTTCGCATCAATATAATCGTGATAGGTACTTTTCTAAGGGTTCTATTCCTTCATCTTCATCCAGTACAAATCAACACAACTACGATCAGCAACATAATTCTGTAGCACCTACTACTGCTGGCACAGGGCGCACACAACATAGTGGTGGACATTATCAACATTACAATAATCGTCAAT atgaaaatgaaaatcaaCAAATTGAGCCACCTGCACCACCAACACCAGTTGTACGTAGCTCCAAACGCTACTCAGTTCAAAGCCGCAGGGAGCTTCCTGACCCTGTCCTGAATTTTGGTGGATTATCTAAAACACCTCAGCCACAGCCTCCAGCTTCTCAGCAACAAAATGGGTTAGTGATGCAAGACCAACAAATTCAACCTGCGTCTCAACAATTACAACAGCAACAACCAATCCAAATTCATCAACAACCACCACCACCATTGCAAATACAGCAGTATCACCAACCCTTACAACCAATACATCATGGCATGGTACTTGATCACAACACTGGTATGATGGTTATGGCTGCTGCTGATCCATCCATGTACCATCATCAAATGTATGCTACACCCCAGTATGCAACTGGAGTAGCACCAGGTCCAGCAACTGGTAGTGCTGATGACCCAaatgcagcagcagcagcagctgcTGCAGCTGCTCTTCAGATGCTTGCAGCTCAAGCAGCTGTTTACCAACCAGTACCAACAGGTGCGACAGGTGTAACATCGCCACCACCTGGAACTCAATCTTTGCAACAACCA gaaacCTTCATGACTACTTATTATCAACCACAACAACAGCCACAACAACAACCTCCCCCAAGACGTGTCAATCTGGCTATACCCATTGTGGCACCGCCTCCAGAACCTAATCAACAGCAAGGGAATTCAAAAACCAATGTATCTACTACACCGCCACCTACTGCAGCTTCAACCAACTGA